From a region of the Candidatus Pelagibacter sp. FZCC0015 genome:
- a CDS encoding sensor histidine kinase: MFSKYLKTLSILKKFLFINFVIFTIIGLFTFVYLNNIQPSLIKKKSQNHSNIINNTIDNILRLDVKFQSDDIRRFLFSTRFIFQNLDRVIFFDDQLNLIGDTDTLDLDPRSFSTRLDKIEFESLDNEEIEKTIEEKNIKIDEKKSVSFKDILKNYSSSENLGATYTFIQEDFNQFNVTTIKNVTKNEINVGYVAITENANEIKTAIDERKAFVIRTAISVGFVILIFSFVLSRYFIKPIQNLVGYTIRIKEKSQAKTGIENLKKRNDELGLLSNSLEDMTNELQNRVTHAENFSTDLVHEIRNPLASLKSASEILQDTNDSEQRNRLLNILSHDVQRIERLITDYSQMLKDEVALSKEKMKKIDIEPIIQSVVDDYNNIHQVKKGIKIEYKNDGKDKYLINGIENRIEQIIANLLDNSISFSKDGANVFVDVSTNEKNQISIKIIDEGQGFKEKDTSRIFKRFYSNRPEKFGEHSGLGLNIVKNLVELHDGEIVASNRIDKEGAMIEIRFPNV, from the coding sequence ATGTTTAGTAAATACTTAAAAACTCTTTCTATATTAAAGAAATTTTTATTTATAAATTTTGTTATTTTTACAATTATTGGACTATTTACATTCGTATATCTAAATAATATTCAGCCAAGTTTAATAAAAAAAAAATCTCAAAATCACTCAAACATTATTAACAACACAATTGATAATATTTTAAGGCTAGATGTAAAATTCCAATCTGATGATATTAGAAGATTTTTATTTTCTACAAGGTTTATTTTCCAAAATTTAGATAGAGTAATATTTTTTGATGATCAACTTAACCTTATTGGAGACACTGATACTTTAGATCTTGATCCAAGATCATTCTCTACACGACTTGATAAAATTGAATTTGAAAGTTTAGATAATGAGGAAATAGAAAAAACTATTGAGGAAAAAAATATAAAAATTGACGAAAAAAAATCTGTTTCATTCAAAGATATATTAAAAAATTATTCTAGTTCTGAAAATTTAGGGGCTACTTACACATTTATTCAAGAAGATTTTAATCAATTTAATGTAACAACTATTAAGAATGTTACAAAGAATGAGATTAATGTTGGTTATGTAGCTATTACAGAAAATGCTAATGAAATAAAGACAGCGATAGATGAGAGAAAAGCATTTGTAATAAGAACAGCTATATCTGTAGGATTTGTAATATTAATTTTTTCTTTTGTGTTAAGCAGATATTTTATTAAACCTATACAAAATCTCGTTGGATATACAATTCGCATTAAAGAAAAAAGTCAAGCCAAAACAGGTATTGAAAATCTTAAAAAAAGAAATGATGAATTGGGACTTTTATCAAATTCTTTAGAGGATATGACTAATGAGCTTCAAAATAGAGTTACGCATGCAGAAAATTTTTCTACAGATTTGGTTCATGAGATAAGAAATCCACTAGCATCTTTAAAAAGTGCATCAGAAATTTTACAAGACACAAATGATAGCGAACAAAGAAATAGATTATTAAATATACTTAGTCATGATGTACAAAGAATAGAAAGATTAATTACTGATTATTCACAAATGTTAAAGGATGAAGTTGCTTTAAGTAAAGAAAAAATGAAAAAAATTGATATTGAACCTATCATTCAATCAGTTGTTGATGATTATAATAACATTCATCAAGTGAAAAAAGGAATTAAAATTGAATATAAAAATGATGGAAAAGATAAATATTTAATAAATGGTATAGAAAACAGAATTGAACAAATTATTGCAAATTTATTAGATAATTCAATATCATTTAGTAAAGACGGTGCTAATGTTTTTGTTGATGTTTCTACGAATGAAAAAAATCAAATATCAATCAAAATTATTGATGAAGGACAAGGATTTAAAGAAAAAGACACATCAAGAATATTTAAAAGATTTTATAGTAATAGACCTGAAAAATTTGGAGAACATTCAGGTTTAGGTTTAAATATAGTTAAGAATTTGGTTGAATTACACGATGGTGAAATTGTAGCATCTAATCGTATTGATAAAGAAGGAGCTATGATTGAGATAAGATTTCCCAATGTTTAA
- the ahcY gene encoding adenosylhomocysteinase → MEDYKVKDISQANFGRKEISIAESEMPGLMALREEYSKEKPLKGARIIGCLHMTIQTAVLIETLVALGAEVRWSSCNIFSTQDHAAAAIAKVGIPVYAWKGETEEEYLWCIKQTIVGKPDWKPNMLLDDGGDLTAIMHNEYQDLMKDIKGVSEETTTGIKALNKMEKDNSLLVPAINVNDSVTKSKFDNLYGCRESLVDGIRRATDVMMSGKIAIVAGFGDVGKGSAASLRQSGARVLVTEADPICALQAAMEGYEVVLMEEAISRADIVVTATGNKDIVTADHMRDMKDRAILCNIGHFDNEIQVEALRNYKWTEVKPQVHEIELPSGKRIILLAEGRLVNLGCATGHPSFVMSASFTNQVIAQIELWHNHKNYENKVYVLPKHLDEKVATLHLKKVGAKLTKLSKEQADYISVGTEGPFKPDAYRY, encoded by the coding sequence ATGGAAGATTATAAAGTAAAAGACATATCTCAAGCGAATTTTGGTAGGAAAGAAATTTCAATAGCAGAAAGTGAAATGCCTGGTTTAATGGCTTTAAGAGAGGAGTATTCTAAAGAAAAACCATTAAAGGGTGCAAGGATTATAGGATGTCTTCATATGACAATTCAAACTGCTGTATTAATAGAAACTTTAGTTGCATTAGGTGCTGAAGTAAGATGGTCTTCATGTAATATTTTTTCAACTCAAGATCATGCAGCTGCTGCAATTGCTAAGGTTGGAATCCCTGTTTATGCCTGGAAAGGTGAAACTGAAGAGGAATATTTATGGTGCATTAAACAAACTATAGTTGGAAAACCTGACTGGAAGCCTAACATGTTATTAGATGACGGTGGTGATTTAACAGCTATCATGCACAACGAATATCAGGATTTAATGAAAGATATTAAGGGTGTTTCAGAGGAGACTACCACTGGAATTAAAGCACTAAATAAAATGGAAAAAGATAATTCGCTTTTAGTTCCAGCAATAAACGTGAATGACTCTGTCACAAAATCAAAATTTGATAATTTATATGGATGCAGAGAAAGCTTAGTTGACGGAATAAGAAGAGCTACTGATGTAATGATGTCTGGAAAAATTGCAATTGTTGCTGGTTTTGGAGACGTTGGAAAAGGAAGTGCTGCATCTTTAAGACAAAGTGGAGCTAGAGTTTTAGTTACAGAAGCAGATCCAATTTGCGCTCTCCAAGCTGCAATGGAAGGTTATGAAGTGGTATTAATGGAGGAGGCTATAAGTAGAGCTGATATTGTTGTAACAGCAACAGGTAACAAAGACATTGTTACCGCAGATCATATGAGAGATATGAAAGATAGAGCAATTTTATGTAATATTGGTCACTTTGATAATGAAATACAAGTTGAAGCTCTTAGAAATTATAAGTGGACTGAAGTAAAACCTCAAGTGCATGAAATAGAGCTGCCAAGTGGTAAAAGAATTATTCTTTTAGCTGAAGGAAGATTAGTTAATCTTGGTTGTGCAACAGGACATCCAAGTTTTGTAATGAGTGCATCATTTACTAATCAAGTAATTGCTCAAATAGAACTATGGCATAATCATAAAAATTATGAGAATAAAGTTTACGTGCTTCCAAAACATTTAGATGAAAAAGTAGCAACTCTGCATTTAAAAAAGGTTGGGGCAAAACTAACAAAATTATCAAAAGAACAAGCGGATTATATAAGCGTTGGAACAGAAGGTCCTTTCAAACCAGATGCCTATCGCTATTAA
- the tsaE gene encoding tRNA (adenosine(37)-N6)-threonylcarbamoyltransferase complex ATPase subunit type 1 TsaE, translated as MPIAIKDSTIDITSEKLTKELAKAFVKHLKGGEFIFLYGEMGVGKTTFIKYFINEYQKINNLTQTEITSPTFSLLNEYQVKDIRIKHYDLFRINRKEDINNLDIFEKDNKLITFIEWPQLIADKQDIKFITLSFNYLNQLNDRTVDIKV; from the coding sequence ATGCCTATCGCTATTAAAGATAGCACAATCGATATCACTTCAGAGAAGTTAACTAAAGAATTAGCTAAAGCATTTGTAAAACATCTTAAAGGTGGTGAGTTTATTTTTTTATATGGAGAGATGGGTGTTGGTAAAACAACCTTTATTAAATATTTTATAAATGAGTATCAAAAAATAAATAATTTGACACAAACAGAAATTACAAGCCCTACTTTTAGTTTATTAAATGAGTATCAGGTGAAAGATATAAGAATAAAACATTATGATTTATTTAGAATTAATAGGAAAGAAGATATCAATAATTTAGATATTTTTGAAAAAGATAATAAATTAATAACATTTATAGAATGGCCACAATTGATTGCTGATAAACAAGATATAAAATTTATAACTTTATCATTTAATTATTTAAATCAATTAAATGATAGAACTGTAGATATAAAAGTTTAA
- a CDS encoding phosphotransferase, producing the protein MKSLAKLKKIKGDASFREFYRNKKNKSIIVVSKKEKLKNLLIYDAINKILIKNKILSPILLSENYINNYIEINDFGDQTLFQILKKKKNNKYVIFKKIIKILNKIQLIKDKKVKNFKNKLYKVQEYNNKILFDETKLFCDWYAPKKLSKFKNIKFKKKFKSEVKNLLSKLNYKNDTFVHRDFHVSNFMYHNKKIAVIDSQDALIGNRAYDLASLIDDVRLKTPNELKDKVFKFYVKTNQKIDLKKFKKDFEILSVLRNLKIIGIFMRLAVRDNKKKYLKLIPYAWELINYRIKKQNEFNNLMLLLKNNFPKFIR; encoded by the coding sequence ATGAAAAGCTTAGCAAAATTGAAAAAAATAAAAGGGGACGCATCTTTTAGAGAATTTTATAGAAACAAAAAAAATAAATCCATTATTGTAGTATCTAAGAAAGAAAAGTTAAAAAATCTTTTAATTTACGATGCGATAAATAAAATTTTAATTAAAAATAAAATTTTATCACCAATTCTATTAAGTGAAAATTACATTAATAATTATATAGAAATAAATGACTTTGGAGATCAAACTTTGTTTCAAATTTTAAAAAAAAAAAAGAATAATAAATATGTCATTTTTAAAAAGATAATAAAAATTTTAAATAAAATACAATTAATAAAAGATAAAAAAGTAAAAAATTTTAAAAACAAATTATATAAAGTTCAAGAATATAATAACAAAATTTTGTTTGATGAAACTAAACTTTTTTGTGACTGGTATGCACCAAAGAAATTATCTAAATTTAAAAATATTAAATTTAAAAAGAAATTTAAATCAGAGGTAAAAAATTTATTGTCAAAATTAAATTACAAAAATGATACATTTGTTCATAGAGATTTTCATGTTTCAAATTTTATGTATCACAATAAAAAAATTGCAGTAATAGATAGTCAAGATGCACTAATTGGCAATAGAGCTTACGATTTAGCATCCTTAATTGACGACGTAAGATTAAAAACACCCAATGAATTAAAAGATAAAGTATTTAAGTTTTATGTCAAAACAAATCAAAAAATTGATTTAAAAAAATTTAAAAAAGATTTTGAAATTTTATCTGTTTTACGGAATTTAAAAATAATTGGTATATTTATGCGTTTAGCTGTTAGAGATAATAAAAAAAAATATCTTAAATTAATTCCTTACGCCTGGGAATTGATTAATTATAGAATTAAAAAGCAAAATGAATTCAATAATTTGATGTTGCTATTAAAAAATAATTTTCCAAAATTTATAAGGTAG
- a CDS encoding sugar phosphate nucleotidyltransferase, whose product MRINTALILCAGFGKRLNPITLNTPKPLLEIKDVSMLERCINLIKKLGIQKILINTFYLKDQFSVFLNSKNFNIDIKIIEDGEHILDTGGGIQNMIKDSNEKDFMIFNPDTIWSNDYKDEILKMEKMYFSEKLENILLLVNKKFSFDKKLKGDFNLKNKLINKEADKEFIFIGCQIINKKLFIKEKIENYSILEIWNNLLDQKKLFGYESQKDFYHLTDLDIFKKLKDL is encoded by the coding sequence GTGAGAATAAATACAGCTTTAATTTTATGTGCAGGTTTTGGTAAGAGATTAAACCCAATTACTTTAAATACTCCTAAACCCTTATTAGAGATTAAAGACGTAAGTATGCTGGAGAGATGTATTAATTTAATCAAAAAACTTGGTATTCAAAAAATCTTAATAAATACTTTTTATTTAAAAGATCAATTTTCAGTGTTTTTAAACAGTAAAAATTTTAATATTGATATCAAAATAATTGAGGATGGTGAGCATATTTTAGATACAGGAGGAGGTATTCAAAATATGATTAAAGACTCTAATGAAAAGGATTTTATGATTTTTAATCCAGATACAATCTGGAGTAATGACTATAAAGATGAGATATTAAAAATGGAAAAAATGTATTTTTCTGAAAAATTAGAAAACATTCTTCTTTTAGTAAATAAAAAATTTAGTTTTGATAAAAAGTTAAAAGGAGATTTTAATTTAAAAAATAAATTAATTAACAAAGAAGCTGATAAAGAATTTATTTTCATTGGATGTCAAATAATTAACAAAAAATTATTTATTAAAGAGAAAATAGAAAATTACTCAATTTTAGAAATTTGGAATAATTTATTAGATCAAAAAAAATTATTTGGTTATGAAAGCCAAAAAGATTTTTATCATTTAACTGATCTGGATATTTTTAAAAAACTAAAAGATCTTTAG
- a CDS encoding 2,3-bisphosphoglycerate-dependent phosphoglycerate mutase: MSYLILIRHGQSVWNLKKKFTGWVDVDLTEDGKLEAKKAGKLIKQEKIEINLYYSSFQLRAKNTLKIIQEELQDFKKVKNAWELNERHYGALTGLNKDEMKVKLGEEKVHQFRRSWDLRPDPLDKKNPFHPLNIETYKEIPLENIPNTESLKDTYERVIKFYSKEIEYKTSENILISAHGNSIRALCKYLFNLNNNEISKLEIPTGNPLLIELENSKISNCKYLDQERAKDLLVF, from the coding sequence ATGAGTTATTTAATTTTAATAAGACATGGTCAAAGTGTATGGAACCTTAAAAAGAAATTTACTGGATGGGTCGACGTCGATCTAACTGAAGATGGAAAATTAGAGGCAAAAAAAGCTGGTAAATTAATAAAACAAGAAAAAATTGAGATTAATCTGTATTACTCGTCTTTTCAATTAAGAGCTAAAAATACTTTAAAAATTATACAGGAAGAATTACAAGATTTTAAAAAAGTTAAGAATGCCTGGGAATTAAATGAAAGACATTATGGAGCTCTTACAGGATTAAATAAAGATGAAATGAAAGTAAAACTTGGAGAAGAAAAAGTTCATCAATTTAGACGTTCCTGGGATCTTAGACCTGACCCTTTAGATAAAAAAAATCCATTTCATCCGCTAAATATTGAAACTTATAAAGAAATTCCTTTAGAAAATATTCCTAACACTGAGTCACTAAAAGATACATATGAAAGAGTAATAAAATTTTATAGCAAAGAGATAGAATACAAAACAAGTGAAAATATTCTCATTTCTGCACATGGAAACTCCATTAGAGCTCTTTGCAAATATTTGTTTAATTTAAATAACAATGAGATATCTAAACTTGAAATTCCAACAGGAAACCCACTTTTAATAGAATTAGAAAACAGCAAAATTTCTAATTGCAAATATCTTGATCAAGAAAGAGCTAAAGATCTTTTAGTTTTTTAA
- a CDS encoding VanZ family protein codes for MINYFSKYKFIFYICNLILIVLYLFPGSLLGCYVYDDCKIQPQITANFIVSTNHLYAYIVLSVIGFLTYRKSNQFNILSIYLIFLSIVLEVLQYFVPNRSFEFSDLFGNLSGVIIAIIIFYFFKKNENFKN; via the coding sequence ATGATTAATTATTTTTCGAAATATAAATTTATTTTTTATATATGCAATTTGATTTTAATTGTTTTGTATTTGTTTCCAGGTAGTTTGCTTGGCTGTTATGTTTATGATGATTGTAAAATCCAGCCTCAAATAACTGCAAACTTTATTGTTTCAACAAATCATTTGTACGCCTATATAGTGCTTTCAGTTATTGGTTTTCTAACTTACCGAAAAAGTAATCAATTCAATATTTTAAGTATATACTTAATATTTTTATCTATTGTGCTTGAAGTTTTACAATACTTTGTACCCAATAGAAGTTTTGAATTTTCAGATTTATTTGGAAATCTATCGGGTGTAATTATAGCTATAATTATATTTTATTTTTTTAAAAAAAATGAAAATTTTAAAAATTAA
- a CDS encoding transglycosylase SLT domain-containing protein, translated as MKILKINYLFILIIFISGCSSVPKNTADSCAIFTERYMWYKHAKKAEKKWGTPIYLQLAIIKMESSFDWLAKPARQKLFKVVPYKRPSSSFGYSQAVKGTWKQYKEETGNKLAVRTRFKDSVDFIGWYTNKTEKILKISKKDAFKQYLAYHEGWGNFKNYKNNKKVINLAKRVEKQSNIYKQQLSECKNFLSTSKYIIF; from the coding sequence ATGAAAATTTTAAAAATTAATTATTTATTTATTTTAATAATTTTTATTTCAGGTTGCTCGTCTGTTCCAAAAAATACAGCAGATAGTTGTGCTATATTCACTGAAAGATATATGTGGTATAAACATGCAAAAAAAGCTGAAAAAAAATGGGGAACCCCAATTTATTTACAGCTTGCAATTATAAAAATGGAATCCAGTTTTGACTGGTTAGCAAAACCTGCTAGACAAAAATTATTTAAAGTAGTGCCTTATAAGAGACCATCAAGTTCTTTCGGGTATTCACAGGCTGTAAAAGGAACTTGGAAACAATATAAAGAAGAAACTGGGAATAAGCTTGCCGTCAGAACAAGATTTAAAGACAGTGTAGACTTTATTGGTTGGTATACCAATAAAACTGAAAAAATTTTAAAAATTTCAAAAAAAGATGCTTTTAAGCAGTATCTTGCTTATCATGAAGGGTGGGGTAACTTTAAAAATTATAAAAATAATAAAAAAGTAATTAATTTAGCAAAAAGAGTTGAGAAGCAATCAAATATTTATAAGCAACAATTATCAGAATGTAAAAATTTTTTATCAACTTCAAAATATATTATTTTTTAA
- a CDS encoding efflux RND transporter permease subunit: protein MYITEVSIKRPVVAWVMSLILIIFGIFVFLELPVRELPDGIQPPVVQVQTDYKSASAEIVDEEITQKLEDVIGGAEGIKNIDSSSLNGRSRINIQFNTDIDLDDAANDIRERVARVVDNLPSESNPPQILKQAAGFTTTMWVALSSPTWDDLDLGDYAERYLIDAFSSVPNVGRILVGGLRELSVRVWIDPIKLAANDLTIQEVERALRNENINLPAGTLEANNKDLTLNIDKSYSNIDTIKQLPLKKNKEKVIILSDVANIEFGPVSEKTLFKAQRKNAVNLKTVGIGIYAKSGASTVELSKQIKTKIKELNKSLPDGLKLEIAFNRATYIGAAIEEVYKSLVIAFVLVVLIIYLFLGNLKAVIVPAVALPVSLIGSFLGLYIFDLSINIFVLLSFILAIGIITDDSVIMTDAIYTRIENGETPLVAAYKGSKQITFAIIATTLILIAVFLPLIFIKGISGTLFKETAIALSFSIVVSSFVALTLSPMLGSKFLNKKERINFFVKKFNNGFKSFTGFYVNSLKYWVNKQKTISIFIILIIAASAYLFSFSKKELIPIEDRGAYLIIGSTDEGSSFEYTQEKAQIIEGRILKLLQAEDSPYARLIMRVPGFGRSATSYNSFIIIALLDEWKNREKSSQIILREAIGQVVSVPETFAFPISPQSIRVSSYNKPVQMVIYGSSYEELEEIQNSVLRELRKNRNMSRIESDYTKNKPEVKLITNKNRANDLGVSTENIGRTLETLYGGKRVTTFSKEGREYPIILQQYLADRRDKDGLSKIFVRSETTGKLVSVASLVEFKEKGTAEALPRYNRQRAVTISAALAEDYTLTEAIKYLEDVMIRVAPQNQITWKGKSEELKETTNEIYLIFALALLTAYLVMAATFNSFVHPFIIILTVPLAVFGGLVFILFLNSSVNIFSQIALIILIGISTKNSILIVDYTNQIRTTGVKIQDAIIKACQLRIRPIIMTSLSTMIAMLPLVIGNIGPGAGEGSRLAVGSTILGGMIISTFFTLYVTPTMYLALAKNTKRIDAVDIELKKQLN, encoded by the coding sequence ATGTATATAACTGAAGTTAGTATTAAACGACCTGTTGTAGCTTGGGTCATGTCTTTAATATTAATTATTTTTGGTATTTTTGTCTTTTTAGAATTGCCAGTAAGAGAACTTCCTGATGGTATACAGCCTCCAGTAGTTCAAGTTCAAACCGATTATAAATCTGCTTCAGCTGAAATTGTTGATGAAGAAATAACTCAAAAATTAGAGGATGTAATTGGTGGAGCTGAGGGTATCAAAAATATTGACTCAAGTTCTCTCAATGGAAGAAGTAGGATTAATATTCAATTCAACACAGACATTGATTTGGATGATGCTGCTAATGATATTAGAGAAAGAGTTGCAAGAGTTGTGGATAATTTACCAAGTGAGTCAAACCCTCCTCAAATTTTAAAACAAGCGGCAGGTTTTACAACTACTATGTGGGTAGCATTATCATCTCCTACCTGGGACGATTTAGATCTTGGAGATTATGCTGAAAGATATCTAATAGATGCATTCTCAAGTGTACCAAACGTAGGTCGAATTTTAGTTGGTGGATTGAGAGAGCTTAGTGTTAGAGTTTGGATAGATCCAATAAAATTAGCTGCAAATGATCTTACAATTCAAGAAGTTGAAAGAGCTCTTAGAAATGAGAATATAAATCTTCCAGCTGGAACCTTAGAAGCTAATAACAAAGACTTAACTTTAAACATTGATAAATCCTATTCTAATATTGATACTATTAAACAATTGCCACTTAAGAAAAATAAAGAAAAAGTTATCATTTTATCTGATGTGGCCAATATAGAGTTTGGACCTGTTTCAGAAAAAACTTTATTTAAAGCACAAAGAAAAAATGCAGTAAATTTAAAAACTGTTGGTATTGGTATTTATGCCAAAAGTGGTGCATCTACGGTAGAGCTTTCTAAACAAATAAAAACTAAAATCAAAGAGCTTAACAAATCCTTACCTGATGGATTAAAGTTAGAAATAGCATTTAACAGAGCAACCTATATTGGTGCTGCAATAGAAGAAGTATATAAAAGTTTAGTAATTGCGTTTGTATTAGTTGTTTTAATTATTTATCTTTTTTTAGGTAACCTTAAAGCAGTGATAGTTCCTGCGGTTGCTTTACCAGTTAGTCTTATTGGATCATTTCTGGGGTTATATATTTTTGATCTATCGATTAATATTTTTGTATTACTAAGTTTTATTCTAGCGATTGGTATAATCACTGATGACTCTGTGATAATGACTGATGCGATCTATACTAGAATTGAAAATGGTGAAACACCTTTAGTAGCTGCTTATAAGGGTTCTAAACAAATTACATTTGCAATTATTGCAACAACTTTAATTCTTATAGCAGTATTTTTACCTTTAATTTTTATTAAAGGAATATCAGGAACTTTGTTTAAAGAAACAGCAATAGCCTTATCTTTTTCAATTGTTGTATCTTCTTTTGTGGCATTAACATTATCTCCGATGCTAGGAAGTAAATTTTTAAACAAAAAAGAAAGAATCAATTTCTTTGTAAAAAAATTCAACAATGGATTTAAATCTTTTACAGGATTTTATGTAAACTCCCTTAAATATTGGGTGAATAAACAAAAAACTATTTCAATATTTATAATTTTAATTATTGCTGCTTCAGCTTATTTGTTTAGTTTTTCAAAAAAAGAATTGATACCAATTGAAGATAGGGGTGCTTATTTAATTATTGGGTCAACTGATGAAGGAAGTTCATTTGAATATACTCAAGAAAAAGCTCAAATAATTGAGGGAAGAATATTAAAATTATTACAAGCAGAAGATAGTCCATATGCAAGACTAATAATGAGAGTTCCTGGTTTTGGAAGATCTGCAACGTCTTATAATAGTTTTATAATTATTGCATTACTTGATGAATGGAAAAATAGAGAAAAAAGTAGTCAAATAATATTAAGAGAAGCTATTGGACAAGTGGTTTCTGTACCTGAAACTTTTGCGTTTCCAATTTCTCCACAATCAATAAGAGTATCTAGTTATAATAAGCCTGTTCAAATGGTCATATATGGATCTAGTTACGAAGAATTAGAGGAAATTCAAAATAGTGTCTTAAGAGAATTAAGAAAAAATAGAAACATGTCTAGAATTGAAAGTGATTATACAAAAAATAAACCTGAGGTTAAATTAATCACTAATAAAAATAGAGCAAATGATTTGGGAGTTTCTACAGAAAATATAGGTAGAACTTTAGAAACTCTTTATGGAGGGAAAAGAGTAACAACTTTTAGTAAAGAGGGAAGAGAATACCCAATTATTTTACAGCAATATTTAGCAGACAGAAGAGATAAAGATGGGTTATCAAAAATTTTTGTTAGATCTGAAACAACTGGTAAACTTGTATCTGTTGCAAGTTTAGTTGAATTTAAAGAAAAAGGCACTGCTGAAGCACTTCCAAGATATAATCGTCAAAGAGCTGTTACAATTTCTGCTGCGCTTGCAGAAGATTACACTCTAACAGAAGCAATAAAATACCTTGAAGATGTCATGATTAGAGTTGCTCCTCAAAATCAAATCACTTGGAAAGGAAAATCTGAAGAGTTAAAAGAAACAACAAATGAAATATACTTAATCTTTGCGCTTGCTTTGTTAACTGCTTATTTAGTTATGGCAGCAACATTTAACTCTTTTGTTCATCCATTTATTATTATTTTAACGGTACCATTAGCCGTATTTGGTGGCTTAGTATTTATTTTATTTTTAAATAGTTCAGTAAATATTTTTTCTCAAATAGCTTTAATAATACTCATAGGTATATCCACAAAGAATAGTATTTTGATTGTAGACTACACAAACCAAATAAGAACTACCGGTGTTAAAATCCAGGATGCAATAATTAAAGCTTGCCAACTTAGAATTCGACCAATCATAATGACCTCCCTTAGTACAATGATAGCAATGCTTCCATTGGTTATTGGAAATATTGGCCCAGGTGCAGGTGAAGGCTCTAGATTAGCTGTGGGTTCTACAATTTTAGGAGGTATGATCATTTCAACTTTCTTTACTTTATATGTTACTCCAACAATGTATTTAGCTCTTGCAAAAAATACTAAGCGTATTGATGCAGTTGATATTGAGTTGAAAAAACAGCTAAATTAA
- a CDS encoding efflux RND transporter periplasmic adaptor subunit: MKTSTKITSIVIIFFLIIATVIIGRTMIGNHFKKKFSKRPPPGIIVTTTQERVFENVISTYGTATPIQTQSFKIEKYEILKPIKFNQKVKKGDVIAELKNRKVIAQFDGVIGKREFSEDIEVSKSSILINVEDNSSIYCDVDIPEIFVPFIKVGLPVDIKFSGYKNKIYKGEVDSFASRISEDTRALATRIKMDNSSGEILPGSFLEISIKYDVRNGLSAPDTSTIVEGENVFIYKVDEKNKVMKTKVTIGDRYLGFVEILDGLNNGDKIVAEGTKKVRPNLTIRPIEKGAKKQQGNSSWGKKDKSKKAEDKKGKFDWLKNIFKKSDKEKK, from the coding sequence ATGAAAACATCTACCAAAATAACAAGTATAGTAATTATTTTTTTTCTAATAATTGCAACAGTGATTATTGGAAGAACAATGATCGGAAATCATTTCAAAAAAAAATTCAGTAAAAGACCACCTCCTGGAATAATAGTTACTACTACTCAAGAAAGAGTTTTTGAAAATGTTATTAGTACCTATGGGACTGCAACTCCAATTCAAACACAATCATTTAAAATTGAAAAATATGAAATATTAAAACCTATAAAATTTAATCAAAAAGTTAAGAAGGGTGATGTAATTGCTGAGCTTAAAAATCGAAAAGTTATTGCACAATTTGATGGTGTTATTGGAAAAAGAGAATTTTCAGAAGATATAGAGGTTTCAAAATCTTCAATATTAATTAATGTTGAAGATAATAGCTCAATATATTGTGATGTAGATATACCTGAAATTTTTGTACCTTTTATTAAAGTTGGTCTGCCAGTTGATATTAAATTTTCTGGATATAAAAATAAAATTTATAAAGGTGAAGTGGACTCTTTTGCTAGCAGGATAAGTGAAGATACAAGAGCTTTAGCAACAAGAATTAAGATGGACAATTCATCAGGTGAAATATTACCTGGCTCATTTTTAGAAATATCAATTAAATATGATGTAAGAAATGGTTTAAGTGCTCCTGACACTAGTACAATTGTCGAGGGCGAAAATGTTTTTATTTATAAAGTAGATGAAAAAAATAAAGTAATGAAAACAAAGGTAACAATTGGTGATAGATACTTAGGCTTTGTAGAAATATTAGATGGATTAAATAATGGAGATAAAATTGTTGCAGAAGGAACAAAAAAAGTAAGACCAAATTTAACAATCAGACCTATAGAGAAAGGTGCTAAAAAACAGCAAGGAAACTCTAGTTGGGGTAAAAAAGATAAATCAAAAAAAGCTGAAGATAAAAAAGGTAAATTTGATTGGCTGAAAAATATTTTTAAAAAATCAGATAAAGAGAAAAAATAA